The genome window AAAGGTTCTACTCGTGAAGCCGCAGACTTATATGAACCTGTCGGGTGAATCCGTGGCGGAAATCCTGAAATTTTACAAACTGATCCCGGATGAGCTGGTAGTCATTTTTGATGATCTGGATATGCCGGCGGGTCAGCTGCGCTTGCGGGAAAAAGGGAGCGCGGGTGGTCATAACGGGATCAAGTCCATGATACAGCATCTGGGGACACAGGATTTCAAACGCATCAAGGTAGGAATAGGCCGTCCAGAGCCAGGGAGAAGTGTCAGCGATTACGTGTTGCAGTCGTTCCCGGCCTCCGAGAGAGCGGACATCAACGAAGCCGTCACCTTGGCGGGAGATGCTGCGGCAATGTGGACCAGAGAACCATTTGTAAAGGTCATGAACCACTTTAACAGCTTGAAAAAGTAAAAAATTTCATCCGGAGCAACATACCTGCGGGGGTACATGTCTAGTATGATTTTCCACCCTGCCGTCCATACTAAGCGATATGAAAGGTATGGGGGTGGCATATACATGAGCATACGTTATGCGTGTCGCTGCTGCGGGATGAAGATCGCGGAATTTGACGAATCGCAAGTAACAGAAGCGCAGCTCGGGTTTGATTCCTTGACCCCGGAAGAGCGGGCTCTTATAATATCGAGAGAACAAAGTGGAGATACGGTCGTCAGCATCACGTGCGACTATTGCCGTGAAGCGCTGAATCAGCA of Brevibacillus choshinensis contains these proteins:
- a CDS encoding anti-sigma-F factor Fin; this encodes MSIRYACRCCGMKIAEFDESQVTEAQLGFDSLTPEERALIISREQSGDTVVSITCDYCREALNQHPELSLVGNPLQ
- the pth gene encoding aminoacyl-tRNA hydrolase; translated protein: MKVIIGLGNPGKKYEDTRHNAGFMAIDKISEKWGIPVQQNKFRALVGEGRIEGEKVLLVKPQTYMNLSGESVAEILKFYKLIPDELVVIFDDLDMPAGQLRLREKGSAGGHNGIKSMIQHLGTQDFKRIKVGIGRPEPGRSVSDYVLQSFPASERADINEAVTLAGDAAAMWTREPFVKVMNHFNSLKK